The DNA window AACTCCTAACTCATATACCAACGTTCCGGATCTTCATGACTACCCTAACAATGGCAACATCATTAAATTTAACAACCATAACGAAACTAACCTTGAAGTCGGCCGCCACGGCGTAATGTGTCGTCTCATTCTACCTGTTGATGTCTCCGTCATTCTCCGCTTGACGCGCCATCACTGCTTCAATCAAAGGTATAGTCAGAAAGGGTTAAAAGAGGGAAGAAAGATGTTGACAAAGTCAAAAGGGAGCCCCAAACTAAGCTGTAAACGACTTCTATATATAGGCACGTACGGatcatatctcgtttacagctTAAACAAGATATACATATTGtcatctcgtttacagtgtataCGAGATATggcaataaaatttaaatcggtaaatttttgtaaaaatatttattttgattaatattatatttattttatttgttaaaataaaaaatccgtgAATGCGGCCAACATGCTTTAttggaacaaaaataaaaaagaatgacTTATTAGTTGAGGTCGTTATTCTGCTGTATTAACAAATCTCTAAATTAAAGTGACAATACCAAAAGCAAAAAAGGTGTCTTAAAAGAAAGTAACTACATAGTGAAAGATTTATTATTTACTTAGTACCCAGTTGCAGCTTTCGCTTGGTTGAGTCaataactttttaatattttattcccattCTTCTTGAATAATCTCATATATGTCCCTGCTGCAGTCCTCCAccattatctctaatttttccAATATTATAGCTTAAATTATTCTAACTGTCTCTAAAATGTTACTCAATTTtcagttaaattttttattttttttagattttactaTTAGATTTTATAATCTAAGTATTTCTAATTAGTTAACATATAATCAACCAAGtttctttaataattattatagattatgggtagaaaaactcttgaaggcaggaaattttagtatttttaatcgACCATTGATtatcataaatattaaattattttaaataaaaaaatttattaatttatatatacaaattttaaaaaatataaatacaaattatattaatttatatgtgtaaattttagttaatataaatgtaaattatatactttttacgtgaaaaatatttgttaatataGATACAATACAAATTATTCACTAAATATtagctaaaaataataatatttattagacatataatattattatcattaaataatgTTTGACTCACTCTAAATACACGTGTAATCTTGATAAAATTTGTGCGactttaagtaatttttatcttctttaaATATTTAGTTAGTTATGTTATTTTCTTCTGTTATTATTTAGaatgtaaaatttaatttaaatattttgatcaacaaaaatattatttatatattaaaattaatcactaaaattagtcattatgtatttatatataaatatatgtgtaatttaatttatttttaatatatattttatattctaaatgtatattctattttaatgactaattctaatatataaaatatatctaataaCGACAAATATTGgctcaaaattaaaagataagtttTATAGGTTAGGTAGcattctaaaataaattctgTTAGGTAAGTAATATTCAATTAGTTAACTACCAGTCAATTTGTcattaattagtaattttaatttgtcaaattatcattaattaataaattatttaaattttatttttaaaaaatataaaattattaattattaattacagtTATTTAAAATTGGCTGATTAGAAACtatttatgtgtattttttcATATTTGCTTAAAGAATTCATAGTGGCATAAACAGTAAATTTTCCATATTGGCATGCTTGAAGACACCTTCCTCTACCCTGAGAAGGAAGAATGCATTAACAGGGTGAATGATCTTGCTCAAGAGACCTGAAACACTCACGAACCTCTCAAAGATCTTGCACGATTTAATTgtttattgtaaattttaattaattagtatctCCCTACATTCAAATTACAATGATTATGACTGAAACGGTTTTAATTAGAAAAAGGATTCAGAGATTGCAGTCTAGAAGAatgttagattttttaaaatgagaaaattggtaaaatgatattaattatttttaaattaagatagcAAAATATACACTGAAAAAATTGAAGACGGTAAAATATTTTACTgggaaaaaacacaaaataatagtTGGTGGTGATGGTTTGACAGAACTAtacaagagagaaaaaaatggtAGATTTGGAAGAAAGAATACTGACTAACAAGTAATAATTGACTGTTAATGATTTTAACAACAGGATAAAactgaattaattttgaaacaTTTTAAACTTAGATAATTCTTAGACAAAAACTGAAAAAAGTTTGtgtgaagaaaataataatttactttaaaagattaataaatataaaatactacgttttcttaaaaaaaataatgagtttatatttgtagtttttaaaatataaatacacttttaaaaatatttaaaataaatttttttaatacctaTTAAGTAAATGCCGGAAGAATATTAAAATACAGTCATCCCCCTCCCCAACAAAAAAACCTTACTCCACCTGCTCCTGGATATTTAAACATCCACTTTTGTGTTTAGAATTACAAGTTTTCCATTGTATGTATGTATTCTCTGATATAAAATATTCTCAAGCGataccattttttttttaattttgctaAGAAAAAAGAATCTTGACATTATATacaatagattttaaatttggtttaatacaaaaaaaattcaaataattattttaaaaaattaatcattttaactctaatttatcaataaaatttatttaaacatcttcttttttcttttcagtcACTATTCTATTCTCATTAATCATCTCACTTCTCCAACGTATCATTTGATTACCTAGTAAAATAGCCATAACTTAAactgaatcaaacaaaataatcatataattaaaaattaaataattatttatatatttaatgaattgaacatccaacttattataattatatataactaataaattcaattcaatcaaaataataattcacataaaaattaaaataattatatacctATTAAAATAGAAGACACATAACAGCAGCATTATTCACttcaaatattatattatggTCAAGTTCCTTACTGGAAATACAAGAGCCCTAAGCTAAGATTCATGTTGAAGAATTTGATAATAATATCAAGATAGTTTGGGATCGATATCAATATTGATGCAGAGTAGCACGTGGAGGGTGAGGTCGTGTATTCACTGCGAATTGGCCTCATTGGCACCGCTCCCGCGACCGTGCCATCGCCATCCGATCACACTCCTCCCATGGACACCAACGCTTCTGCTGCTGGGAAACAACGCATCACTCGTGTTCTCTTTTGCGGATTCCATTTCTCTAATTTTTGCTGGCATCGGAACTTTTGGCCGGGGGCCCTTAGTTTGAACGGCTCAGGTGAGGCCGCGCGACGAGAAGGAATACCAAATACGGAGAGAAACAGAACAAAAGAAACTGCAGCACGTTTTTCATAAGTATAAAATggagtaatatataattttctataatcaaatttttatatttttaaaatttaaaagttaaaattattaagaattaattaaattaattattaactaatttaaattttaattttatttttattgtatacattgtatattaatattattatttttctatattttttctttcttttttatgtataaaatttaatttcttaaattgaaattaaataacaataaattaaaaattcaattcctcaaaGAATTCCAGTGTTTTAGATAGTCCGAAAATAAATATACTTACTTAGATATAATTTACAAATCAATTCTTGATGGATAAAAATATCCATTTAAACTAAATTCTAAAAacgaaagaaacaaaagaataggaaaaaaaaaacagagaattTAAGCGTTGTCAATATACATTTAACGGGgctcaaacaaaaaaaaaggaaatgtTCTAACTTTGAATTGAGCATCAAAATGAGTTGAACTCCCTTACCATAAAAACTGAATTctatattttcatctttgtatttttattattttcttttttttttaattcatagaATTTTCATCTctatattcaattttttgtcAATTAATAAACATTTATTACTAGGTATATAAACAACACAACTTTACGTAAGTGGATAGGTACGGGAAAATTGTTTGATGTGCCTTTTCCGAATGTGGCCGACATGCTTTATTTGaacaaaattagaaaagaaagacTTAGTTGAGGTCATTAATTATTCTCCGGCGATAACAAATGTCTAAAGTGGACAATACCAAAATCCAAAAGGGTGTCTTAATAGAAAGTGACTACACGGTGAAAGATTTATTTAGTACCCAGATGCATTCAGTCAAtactttattaatattttatttggatTAATCACCGATTCTACCtcttttgaattattagaacGTTCCAAAAACCACTTTCACTTTTATTcgtgacaaaaatatttttatatatttaaaaagctGTATGTATTTTCTTTGAGTGTTTTAGAATTAAGTGACATTAATGGTATAAAATAGCGATAAGAGTATCAAGAGTTTACTacattaaacaaaattaaaatgaaagagGATACAAGCCAAAAGTATTAATGAGTAGCGCtagtgataaaaaaaaataaataaaaagataaagataaagattaaaatttgaatgaaaaagataaattaaaattaaaataaaaaataatataaaaaataaattgaaattaaaaaaatattttatatttttatttaattttttaatacaacaaaaaataaatttgctcaatttaatttatttacacCGTTTGAAAATTATTTCGAAAGAATTTAttcaacataaataaaaataatagcttATTCAATTTAATGTCTATTAATACACTAAATGTATTAAaagtaagaataaaaataaatacaaaaataacataaaaatactGACTTtcagtaaatatatattttggcATTACTTTCAATATTTATGAGAATTAAAATTTCGTCTTTATCCACAAACCATAACTCACtcgaaaaaaaagttttaataattaataccaTTCGCGTTCAGTATTTAAATGACAACCCAATTATATATTAAACAATGTTACGttattatcaaaaaaatttttattacttattattattatttaattaataataatttgtatctatatttatatgtattttttaagtgtctaactaaataaaaaaaccaaaaaaataaaattcaacaaattttaGCTTCACCACAAACAACTTCAAAAAGAGAACTCTCAAATTATAACCATTCTAAATATTTAACATTATCACAAACTTTCAGTCTAACCAAATAGTCCACAATAGGATTAGCTTCCCTTactattaaattaaaatgaatCACCCACTTTTTGTTCAATAAATCATGAATCTTCGTCACTAATCCATGCTATTCCCATGATGAGCTGCACTTTGAGGTTGTTAAATcgccaaaaaaatatttacatgtatttatacacaaaaaatatataatttatatttgaataaattatttcatTAATTCAGATCATccatattaaattatcaaaaatatattataatacgAAAGCGTACATTTACTCATAAAAGTCAAAAATTGATGGAAGGATTTAGATCTTGTGGTTTTGATCTTCTTCAACTAACCAAAATCTTCTGTATCCCTAAGCGGATAAATTGTGACTCTTCTGATGAAAAAAGAGCAACAAAAGCAGTTTTGGTATATTGGGACTGAAACCCTGAATgcctatttatatttgagcatgacacccattaaatcctaaaacccaaaTAATACTTTTAACGAATCACACACACTACACCCAAACTATTCAAAATAACCATCTGGGTAACAAAGGAAATAAACATCCGCTATCCTATTAAATAGAATATCCAGTTTAAAATAATAGTAACTAATTATACACACCACACCAAGGCTATTACAAAATAACCATTTGGGTACTAAATAACCATCCGCTACGCTATTGAATCGAAACCGACTTTCTTTGCATATGTTGCATAAAAATCCTAAACCAGCTTCAAATGCTCAAACCGCATCTCAACTCTTGGTATTTCGTCTTCGACAAAGCAACTATGATCCGGTAACTGCGAATCAGTTCAAAACATACATCGAACATGAGGATTAATGGTCGATTCAAATATGCAGTTCACGAAGAAACAGCAATATACTAGAGACCAAACCTCATCAACAAGATCCGTGTCATCACTTCCCGTACATTCTATGACCTACAATCAAACATACACAAACTAATTAGATACCGTACTATTAAACAAGTttcaactaaaaatattttattaatactttttctaaaaagatcattaaaaatttattactataTATAACTTACAAGAAATAATAACAATGAAAAGTGTACTCATATTAAGTATTTGAATAGAGCATGCATGGATCTGCTACATCTAAATCACACCTACACAATCTAAAATCAAGTCCATTTCTATGCTTTGAAAAGTCAAAAACTCATTATTTCTTCTTGGATGTGAATGGTACATTCCCATTCTCCATTTTCGTTTCTTCAATTCCTTCCATGTCAATCATCTCTTATTTCTTCTACTccttatttgtttattaattaatttatttttcttatagtaGTAATCAGTGTTGTATGTATTATGGACTTGCTAATTAAAGTTTTGGGATCTTTGAGTACTATATTGTATCTTATGCACAACTGTACATATATTCTTTAGCGATATCATATagcgtgaaaaataaaaaagaatgcgaaaacaaaaaaacacaTTTAGTGAGCATCCAAATTAAACAGCAATCTCCACTTAGAGCATGTATTTCTATTTGTAAAGTGAGTTGTGACCAAATTTGTTTGTGCAAGCATGGCATGGAAGCATAaggatgaaaatttaaaataatctaaTGGCAACCATGTGGAATGTTTAAAACATACCTAAATTGGTAGTTTCATTCAATTCACTTAACTAAACATGATATGCATTTCTTAAATTACACTGATCAAAtgactaaatttaaaattttaaaccaatTTGGTGTTTAAACAAAACTAATAATCAAGTGTCATGTCAAAACTCAATCTAAacatcattaaaaatagcaTAATATTACACAATTTTGAATTATAATGCCTaaagataacaaaatttaagACAAATGCTGACCAAACATAAGAATTAAACAAAAAGTTTCACTCAGGTATTTCATCGAGCATATGGTGTGCATAATATGTAAACAGAGATTTTAAACTCAATTTAAGCAGCAATCAATCCAGAAAATCAGCCATCAAATATTTTGGAATCTAAAAAGTATCAATCTAAACACTAAAAACggaattaaaaattagttaaaataaataaacgaaATAACAAGAATAGGAAAAAGTATGGAACTTGCGTTGGTGAAAGGAGAAGAATGAAAAGAGAGGGGTAGCAGAGGTGATGTTGCAGCGGCACAGAACTCAGCCACTGCTGGGTTGGACTTTGCACAAAGATCAAGAGTAACGTACAGGAAATTgaggagaaatagaaaaagagggaagaaaaagagaagagagggaagagagagagaataggcAACAATGGTCATCGGTAGTGATGGCAGAGGTGTTAGATGTTGGCAGAGAGCATCGTGGGTTGTGGATGGGCTGGGAAGTAAGTCTTCTTTGTTGGGAAGGACCACcgcaaaagaaaagagatatGGTATGAGGATATAAAATGTGTTACAgttccttattttaaaaatttgatattttaaattttaaaaaataattattattataattaaattaattacatcattaattaaatttatgagTAATTTACATTTGTAACCCATTGTTCATATTATTCACTAAGATTATTGTtcacctatacttttcctttttcttaatCCCATcgcttataatatatatatggaGAAAGATCACACCTCCTACCTCCTATCAAGGAAAACAATCAGCACTAATCCGGTTTcattactctctctctctctctcttaataATCTCTATCAAGTTCGGATGGACGTGGAGCTGCAGTTTTCTGCTGAAGTCGGCGAAAGTAGTGCATTTGGTGAAGTTCCTCGCACGTCGTTCCCACTGAGGAACGGGTGCGCGGTAACTTTGTATCAAGATGCTCATATTCCTGATGAGTGTGTGGAGAGAATGGAGAATCAGGTGCCGCAGAGATGCTGCTGGGaggatatatttgatgcaatcaAGAAAGCAGAGAAGTTTGTATACATTGCTGGCTGGTCTCTTGACACTGATACAAAACTGTTAAGGGATCCATCAAGGAGGACATTGCAAGAAAGAGAAACTACACTTGGTCAGCTGCTCGAGAGAAAAGCAGAGGATGGCCGTGTCAGGGTAGTACTGCTTCTTTGGAAGGATATAACAGATACTCGGTATGGTAGTGGTGGAAAAATGAAGGCTTGCGGTAGAAAAGCTTACAAGTATTTTCATAAGAAGACTCGTGTTCACTGTGTTTTATGCTCTCGTCCTCCTTTCTACTCAACATACTCACATCACCAGAAGATTGTGGTGGTGGACAGTGAGTTGCCCCTTGAAAACTCAGATAATAACAGAAAAAGAACAATAGTGAGTTTTATCGGCGGTTTGGATCTTAGCTATGGAAGATATGATACTCCTTCCCATTCACTTTTCAGGACTCTAAGAAATGAACACAAGGAAGATTTTCACCAACCGTGCTTTCCCGGCTCTTCAATAGAAAAAGGTGGTCCAAGGGAACCGTGGCATGACGTGCACTGTAAGCTTGAAGGCCCTATTGCAAAGGATGTTTACGACACCTTTGTGCAGAGATGTAAGAAGATAGGTAAAGAAGGCATTCTTGTTCCGGAGCAAGAGTTTGAAAATGTCATCGATCATTTGTACCAAGTGAAACCCCTTCAAGGTCATGGCATGTGGAACGTTCAATTATTCAGATCTATTGATGATAAAGCTACTTGTGGGTTACCAAACACTCCTGAAGGTGTTGCCGGAGCTGGTCTTGTTAGAAGGAACGGTAGAATCATAGATCGTAGCATTCAAGATGCCTATATTGATGCTATTAGGCGTGCAGAAAGATTCATTTATATTGAGAATCAGTATTTTGTAGGAAGTGGTTTTGACTGGAAAGATGATGATGGCAACAAAATTGATCACGTGAATTGTTTGAATCTCATTCCAAAGGAGATTTCACTTAAAATTGTTAGCAAGATTAAAGCTAAGCAAAACTTCACTGTGTATGTTGTGGTTCCAATGTGGCCAGAGCCTTGCCCATATGATTCTTATGTTAAGCGAATTTTGTATTACCAGAGGAGGACAATGGAGATGATGTACAGGGACATTACTCAAGCACTCAATAGGGAGAACAAAACTGAGGAAGATCTTAAAAGATATTTGTCTTTCTTTTGTCTTGGAAACCGAGAGAAGGAGGATGAGAGGAAAGAAGAGGAGGAGCAGAAGGCAGAGACCGATGATGataaggatgatgatgatggtgatgattatgatgatgatgacgaggaagaggaagatgaggAGAAGGCAGAGACTGAGGACGAGGAGGAGATGGAGGAtgaaaaggaggagaagaataaAGATAATGATTACATGATGGCCCAAAATGCTAGGCGATTCATGATTTATGTGCATTCCAAGATGATGATAGGTAAGTTAAACACTAAGCAATTTTACAAATAACCATCCTacttgtacactaaaatcaataactaaaattagccatcaatatataactatatt is part of the Arachis duranensis cultivar V14167 chromosome 1, aradu.V14167.gnm2.J7QH, whole genome shotgun sequence genome and encodes:
- the LOC107476338 gene encoding uncharacterized protein LOC107476338, translated to MTIVAYSLSLPSLLFFFPLFLFLLNFLYVTLDLCAKSNPAVAEFCAAATSPLLPLSFHSSPFTNVIECTGSDDTDLVDELPDHSCFVEDEIPRVEMRFEHLKLV
- the LOC107476328 gene encoding phospholipase D alpha 1-like, which produces MDVELQFSAEVGESSAFGEVPRTSFPLRNGCAVTLYQDAHIPDECVERMENQVPQRCCWEDIFDAIKKAEKFVYIAGWSLDTDTKLLRDPSRRTLQERETTLGQLLERKAEDGRVRVVLLLWKDITDTRYGSGGKMKACGRKAYKYFHKKTRVHCVLCSRPPFYSTYSHHQKIVVVDSELPLENSDNNRKRTIVSFIGGLDLSYGRYDTPSHSLFRTLRNEHKEDFHQPCFPGSSIEKGGPREPWHDVHCKLEGPIAKDVYDTFVQRCKKIGKEGILVPEQEFENVIDHLYQVKPLQGHGMWNVQLFRSIDDKATCGLPNTPEGVAGAGLVRRNGRIIDRSIQDAYIDAIRRAERFIYIENQYFVGSGFDWKDDDGNKIDHVNCLNLIPKEISLKIVSKIKAKQNFTVYVVVPMWPEPCPYDSYVKRILYYQRRTMEMMYRDITQALNRENKTEEDLKRYLSFFCLGNREKEDERKEEEEQKAETDDDKDDDDGDDYDDDDEEEEDEEKAETEDEEEMEDEKEEKNKDNDYMMAQNARRFMIYVHSKMMIVDDKYIIIGSANMNERSMNGGRDTEIAMGAYQPVVTEHGAAATTTARGEIHGFRKSLWYEHLNVRDDRFDDPEREDCITMVNTLAQINWNMFARVSDATDLPGHLLCYPVKISANDGTVTELSGSFRFFPDTKARVLPGKSRGRLINEKV